A single window of Anomaloglossus baeobatrachus isolate aAnoBae1 chromosome 9, aAnoBae1.hap1, whole genome shotgun sequence DNA harbors:
- the PCSK1N gene encoding proSAAS, whose product MGPCILLVAVTVCLSVPGALSKPLGVLSHDDLGVARRVRRSLPYEADMMSYVPSEPVRNEPLYPDLSQAMLARLSAYPQEELLARALERMGSHRRIEPTHDSPSLQQLVEEGQRRDKEAMYLANVLHLWNQINQGKAYVDQLQGFPGPVPSDISDYQRPYPDYDDTAVVTSRTRPQISRNQMAQSHYRQNRAYEGPALHLQPEETNEDAYPMDEEMLRYLVTRVLSAMNEAEMSQRLPPSVPRRMRRSLDDDHDDEDTPANLLRVKRLDSDNAVPDYSSNGLLHRKRMESNLDIQSRPQHFTDQRVTEQLLKYFPE is encoded by the exons CCTCTGGGTGTACTGAGCCATGATGACCTTGGAGTTGCTCGAAGGGTCAGAAGAAGCCTTCCTTATGAGGCCGACATGATGTCCTACGTGCCCTCAGAACCGGTCCGTAATGAGCCCCTATATCCTGACCTGAGCCAAGCCATGCTTGCCAGATTGTCAGCCTACCCTCAAGAAGAACTTCTTGCCAGAGCCTTGGAGAGGATGGGTAGCCATAGAAGAATTGAACCCACCCATGATAGCCCGTCCCTCCAGCAGCTGGTAGAAGAAGGGCAGAGGAGAGATAAGGAGGCCATGTATCTGGCCAACGTTCTGCACTTGTGGAACCAGATCAACCAGGGTAAGGCCTACGTTGACCAACTTCAGGGTTTTCCAGGTCCTGTCCCATCAGACATATCGGACTATCAGAGACCGTACCCAGACTACGACGACACTGCGGTTGTGACCAGCCGGACGAGACCACAGATCTCACGAAACCAGATGGCACAGAGTCATTACAGGCAGAATCGGGCCTATGAAGGTCCAGCTTTACACCTTCAACCAGAAGAGACCAACGAGGATGCATATCCCATGGATGAGGAGATGTTAAG GTACCTTGTGACTCGTGTCCTATCTGCAATGAACGAGGCTGAAATGTCTCAGCGCCTGCCCCCAAGTGTCCCCCGTCGCATGCGGCGCTCGTTGGATGACGACCATGATGATGAAGACACCCCGGCCAATCTGCTGCGTGTCAAACGTCTGGACTCCGACAACGCGGTTCCCGACTACTCCTCCAATGGGCTACTCCACAGGAAGCGGATGGAGAGCAACCTCGATATTCAGAGCCGACCCCAACATTTTACTGATCAAAGGGTCACGGAGCAACTGCTGAAGTATTTCCCCGAATAA
- the LOC142250751 gene encoding LHFPL tetraspan subfamily member 3 protein-like: protein MDPPGHLHLYDTAFVQNGRAVTVLWASCTLFLGILEIVVLLQPTWVLGGEGSGHFGLYQVCEESDWGTDCRGPDGVLEALPPFQTAAGFMLGALLLVLLSLAAIVLLWFCHSGSVYKLCAWLQLTAAFCQALACILFPDGWDSPAVRHFCNYRSDRYQLGTCSVHWGFILAILGTFDCLVLSVLGFTLGKRHDALNPSDIKPNKKGFSSDTP from the exons ATGGATCCCCCTGGACACCTCCATCTATATGACACGGCCTTTGTCCAGAATGGTCGGGCGGTCACGGTTTTGTGGGCGTCCTGCACCCTGTTCCTTGGGATCCTGGAGATTGTGGTCCTCCTGCAGCCCACCTGGGTATTAGGTGGGGAGGGGAGTGGACATTTTGGCCTGTACCAGGTGTGCGAGGAGTCGGATTGGGGCACAGACTGTCGGGGTCCTGATGGGGTCCTGGAGGCGCTCCCACCCTTCCAGACGGCGGCGGGCTTCATGCTGGgggcgctgctgctggtgctgctcagCCTGGCCGCCATCGTCCTGCTGTGGTTCTGCCACTCGGGCAGCGTCTACAAACTCTGCGCCTGGCTCCAGCTGACCGCCG CTTTCTGCCAGGCTCTGGCCTGTATCCTGTTCCCGGACGGCTGGGACTCGCCGGCCGTGCGCCACTTTTGTAACTACCGCTCTGACCGATACCAGCTGGGCACCTGCTCCGTGCACTGGGGCTTCATACTGGCCATACTGGGAACCTTCGACTGTCTGGTCCTGTCCGTTTTAGGGTTCACCCTCGGGAAACGTCATGATGCTTTGAACCCCAGTGATATCAAACCCAACAAGAAAG ggTTCAGTTCAGACACCCCCTGA
- the HDAC6 gene encoding protein deacetylase HDAC6 yields the protein MSSPRDRTSPRGRGAGGSPGPSTSKKSGKKGQPSPRGGPSLQEVKKRGYHMRKTPERQICDQLDRLHLGTESPAAGTGLVYDDRMTQFFCLWDDKFPECPARLVAIKEKLVEYGLLERCVSVPAREASEEELLLVHSSDYVELMKSTQNMTEEELRALSDKYDSVYLHPMSFSGSRVAAGSVLQLVDRVVSGEIRNGLAVVRPPGHHAHTDQMNGYCMFNHLAIAARYAQRQHGVKRVLIVDWDVHHGQGTQFIFEDDPSVLYFSVHRYENGEFWPHLAESSSAAAGKERGEQYNINVPWNKTGMSDADYITAFLHLLLPVSYEFQPQLVLVAAGYDSVVGDPKGEMSATPACFSHLTHMLMCMAEGRLLLALEGGYNPRSLAEGACASLKVLLGDPCPLLPPPFAPCESALDSISGAISVHRRYWRCLQDQGLTLKLETGNKVITEENSGSLGEEDLTVTLDAAMREVMRTLPASRTGLVYDERMMEHYNMWDSGHPELPQRIARIFQRHKEMGLLDRCTRLPHRTATTEELQMCHSLPYIQKMQESARMKPRDLHRTGSEYNSIYINSRSHHSACLAAGCTFSVVEAVVKGQVQNGVGIVRPPGHHAEPGAACGFCFFNNVALAARYAQSLQSAAEPPLRVMILDWDVHHGNGTQHIFQEDPSVLYVSLHRYDDGLFFPCSEDAAHDKVGSGPGEGYNVNIPWNGGKMGDVEYLLAFHRIVMPVAYEFSPHLVLVSAGFDAARGDPLGGCRVSPEGYAHMTHLLMGLAGGKVVLVLEGGYNLTSISESMSMCTRTLLGDPPPTISDLHAPRPAAIRAISSVLEVQQKYWRSLRIHAGPPESEVLQPRNDGEPGLSSPQSGSPGKQVVSTPPPPKPGLEDLSQGLSPSMARDDFPRTDAIQDAERDLVALMKEGSISSLAPQERQIEEETILEDKDMDAGLKEAASYVEDKDMDAGPKEEASYVEDKDMDAGPKEEASYMEDKDMDAGPKEDASYMEDKDMDAGLDQSYEGEALEVVIELKLSEKTPEEQRSSSGGSVEELLRDLHLGDVRSPDGDSKPVGGARKKTSMGRQSGGAQSADTQPPADSAEGDRFRSYAADPDPSLGFSGELFSVTPLPWCPHLEQVRAVPPRGVDVTAPCAECRTRLENWVCLTCYQVLCGRYVAQHMLIHGVSCGHNVVLSFSDFSVWCYSCDSYIHNEVLIPAKQSAYRHKFGEDMPGA from the exons ATGTCCTCTCCTCGAGATCGGACGTCACCGAGAGGACGAGGAGCAGGGGGCTCTCCCGGACCCTCCACCTCG AAGAAATCTGGAAAGAAGGGGCAGCCGTCCCCCCGGGGGGGTCCTAGTCTACAGGAGGTGAAGAAGAGGGGCTACCACATGAGGAAGACCCCGGAGAGGCAGATCTGTGACCAGCTGGATAGACTG CACCTGGGCACAGAGTCTCCCGCAGCAGGAACAGGCCTCGTGTATGACGACCGGATGACGCAATTCTTCTGTCTCTGGGATGACAA GTTTCCGGAGTGTCCTGCTCGACTTGTTGCTATAAAGGAGAAGCTGGTGGAGTATGGGCTGCTGGAGCGCTGCGTGTCGGTGCCG GCGCGAGAAGCatcggaggaggagctgctgctgGTTCACAG CTCAGACTACGTAGAGTTAATGAAATCCACCCAGAATATGACAGAAGAAGAGCTGCGAGCGCTATCCGACAAATATGACTCAGTCTACCTGCATCCG ATGTCCTTCTCGGGTTCCCGTGTGGCCGCCGGCTCGGTGCTCCAGTTGGTGGATAGGGTGGTGAGCGGTGAAATCCGTAACGGGCTGGCGGTGGTGCG GCCCCCCGGGCACCATGCCCACACCGACCAGATGAACGGTTACTGCATGTTTAACCATCTGGCCATCGCCGCCCGATACGCCCAGCGGCAGCACGGGGTGAAGCG GGTCCTCATTGTGGACTGGGACGTTCATCACGGACAGGGCACGCAGTTTATCTTCGAGGACGACCCCAG CGTCCTTTATTTTTCTGTCCATCGCTATGAAAATGGAGAATTTTGGCCGCATCTGGCGGAGTCGTCGAGCGCTGCTGCGGGGAAGGAGAGGGGCGAGCAGTATAACATAAACGTGCCATGGAATAAG ACCGGGATGAGTGACGCGGATTACATCACCGCCTTCCTGCACCTCCTCCTGCCCGTCTCCTACGAG TTCCAGCCGCAGCTCGTGTTGGTCGCAGCCGGATACGACTCCGTGGTGGGAGATCCAAAG GGGGAGATGTCCGCCACCCCCGCCTGCTTCTCACACCTCACCCACATGCTCATGTGTATGGCCGAAGGACGGCTCCTGCTCGCCCTGGAG GGGGGTTATAACCCTCGTTCTCTGGCAGAAGGCGCCTGCGCGTCTCTGAAGGTTTTGTTGGGGGACCCGTGCCCGCTGTTGCCCCCGCCCTTCGCCCCCTGTGAGAG TGCTCTGGACTCCATCTCTGGCGCCATCTCTGTCCACAGGCGGTACTGGCGGTGTCTGCAGGACCAGG GTTTAACCTTAAAGCTCGAGACCGGAAATAAGGTGATAACAGAGGAAAACAGCGGCAGTTTGGGAGAAGAGGACCTGACGGTGACGCTGGACGCCGCCATGCGGGAGGTGATGAGGACGCTGCCGGCGTCACGCACCGGTCTGGTGTACGACGAGCGGATGATGGAGCATTATAACATGTGGGACAG CGGTCACCCCGAGCTCCCGCAGAGAATCGCGCGGATATTCCAGCGGCACAAGGAGATGGGGCTGCTGGACCGCTGCACGCGGCTGCCACATCGCACCGCGACTACGGAGGAGCTGCAGATGTGCCATAG CCTCCCCTACATCCAGAAGATGCAGGAAAGCGCTCGAATGAAACCGCGGGATCTGCACCGGACCGGCTCCGAGTACAACTCCATCTACATCAACAGCCGGTCCCATCACAGCGCCTGCCTGGCCGCGGGCTGCACCTTCAGCGTGGTGGAGGCCGTGGTCAAGGGGCAG GTCCAAAATGGAGTTGGCATAGTCCGCCCCCCCGGGCACCACGCCGAGCCGGGCGCCGCCTGCGGGTTTTGCTTCTTCAACAATGTCGCTCTGGCGGCACGATACGCCCAAAGTCTGCAGAGCGCGGCAGAGCCACCGCTAAG GGTGATGATCCTGGACTGGGACGTCCATCACGGTAACGGGACTCAGCACATCTTCCAGGAGGACCCCAG CGTCCTGTACGTGTCGCTCCACCGCTACGACGATGGCCTCTTCTTCCCGTGCTCGGAGGACGCGGCGCACGACAAGGTCGGGAGCGGCCCCGGTGAAGGGTACAACGTGAACATCCCCTGGAACGGCGGGAAGATGGGCGACGTGGAGTACCTGCTGGCCTTCCACAGGATCGTCATGCCCGTGGCTTACGAG TTCAGCCCGCACCTTGTTTTGGTCTCTGCCGGATTTGATGCCGCCCGCGGAGACCCCCTCGGAGGCTGCCGGGTCAGTCCAGAGGGCTATGCCCACATGACGCATCTCCTGATGGGCCTGGCCGGGGGCAAAGTGGTGCTGGTGCTGGAG GGTGGCTACAACCTGACGTCCATCTCTGAGTCCATGTCCATGTGTACCCGGACCCTGCTGGGTGATCCCCCTCCCACCATATCTGACCTGCATGCCCCACGCCCGGCAGCCATACGCGCCATCTCCAGTGTGCTGGAGGTACAGCAGAAGTATTGGCGCAGCCTGCGGATACACG CTGGACCTCCTGAGTCGGAGGTCCTCCAGCCGCGTAATGACGGAGAACCTGGATTGTCGTCACCCCAATCTGGAAGTCCTGGAAAGCAGGTGGTGTCCACGCCCCCTCCTCCGAAGCCGGGTCTGGAGGACTTATCTCAAGGACTGTCACCATCGATGGCCCGAGACGACTTCCCGAGGACGGACGCCATCCAGGATGCAGAGAGGGACTTGGTGGCCCTCATGAAGGAAGGTTCTATTTCCAGTCTCGCTCCTCAGGAACGACAGATTGAGGAGGAGACAATCTTGGAGGACAAGGATATGGACGCTGGACTGAAGGAGGCGGCATCGTACGTGGAGGACAAGGATATGGACGCTGGACCGAAGGAGGAGGCATCATATGTGGAGGACAAGGATATGGACGCTGGACCGAAGGAGGAGGCATCGTACATGGAGGACAAGGATATGGACGCTGGACCGAAGGAGGATGCATCGTACATGGAGGACAAGGATATGGACGCAGGACTGGATCAGTCCTATGAAGGAGAAGCTCTGGAAGTCGTCATTGAGCTCAAGCTGTCTGAGAAAACCCCGGAGGAGCAGAGGTCCTCATCTGGGGGCTCGGTGGAGGAGCTCCTAAGAGACTTGCACTTGGGAGATGTCCGGTCTCCCGATGGTGACAGCAAGCCGGTTGGAGGAGCGAGGAAGAAGACCTCAATGGGGAGACAGTCAGGAGGAGCACAG TCTGCAGATACGCAGCCGCCCGCTGACTCCGCCGAGGGAGATCGCTTCCGGTCCTACGCCGCGGACCCGGACCCGTCCCTCGGATTCTCT GGGGAGCTGTTCAGCGTGACGCCCCTGCCCTGGTGTCCTCACCTGGAGCAGGTCCGCGCGGTGCCCCCTCGTGGCGTGGACGTGACGGCGCcgtgtgcagagtgcaggacgcgGCTGGAGAACTGGGTCTGTCTCACGTGTTACCAG GTCCTGTGCGGGAGATACGTTGCACAGCACATGCTGATCCACGGGGTCTCGTGCGGCCACAACGTGGTGCTCAGCTTCTCCGACTTCTCCGTCTGGTGCTACAGCTGCGACTCCTACATCCACAACGAG GTCCTCATCCCGGCGAAACAGTCGGCCTACCGGCACAAGTTTGGAGAAGACATGCCGGGGGCGTAA